Genomic segment of Streptococcus australis:
TTCAAAGGCATCTTTTATATGGTCAAAGAAGCCTTTTTTCTTTGGATTGACTTTCAAGTCACCTGCAGCTGCGAATTCTTTAAGCGCTGCTTTTTGACGGTCGTTCAAGCCTGTCGGAGTTACGACATTGACAGTAACATATTGGTCACCAACGGCACCGCCACGAAGGCTCGGTGCTCCCTTGCCACGTAGACGGAATTTCTTGCCAGTCTGAGTTCCCTCTGGGATGACCAATTCAACATCTCCATGCACTGTTGGAATCTCCACAGTATCACCAAGGGTTGCTTGGACAATATTGAGATTCAACTTGTAGAAAATGTTTGTTCCTTCACGTTCGAACTTATCGCTGGCTTCCACTGAAACCACCACGTACAAGTCGCCATAAGGTCCACCATTAAAGCCTGCTTCACCTTGACCCGCTAGGCGGATTTGTTGGCCTGTTTCCACACCAGCAGGAATCTTCACATGTACGCTATGAGCTTGTTTTTCATGGCCTGTTCCGTGACAAGTTGTACATGGATCTTTGATTTCCTTTCCGCGACCATGACAGACATCACAGGTTACTTGACGACGCATCATACCAAGCGGAGTCTGCGTATCGACGTTAATAACACCAGCGCCATGACAGCGTCCACAAGTGACTGGACTTGTCCCTGGCTTAGCACCAGAGCCATTACATGTACGACAGCTGGCTTCACGGTTGTATTTAACTTCTTTTTCCGTTCCGAAAATGGCTTCTTCAAAAGTCAAATTCACACGGTATTGGAGGTCATCACCTTGGCGAGGAGCGTTAGGATTGCGTGAAGAACCGCCTCCGCCGAAGAAACTTGAGAAGATATCTTCAAAACCACCGAAACCACCTGCTCCGTCAAAGCCACCAAAACCGCCAGTACCACCAAAGCCACCGTTAGCGCCTGCAGTACCATATTGGTCATAGGCAGCACGTTTTTGGTCGTCACTCAAAGTCTCATAGGCTTCTTGAACTTCCTTGTATTTTTCCTCAGCACCAGGCTCCTTGTTGATATCTGGGTGATATTTTTTTGAAAGCTTACGATAAGCCTTTTTGATCTCGTCTGCCGAAGCGTTTTTTGACACCCCCAGACGATCATAAAATTCAGTATTGTTCATACAAGATACCAAGAGCGAACAGAAAGCGACTGAAATTTAGAAAACCGACAAGAAATCCTGATTTCTTAGGAGGTTTATCTAATTTCCAAGCTTTCCGCTCGAGTTCAATTTCTCTAACGCTCTTTGTTCCTTTCTATTAATATTGCAGAACGAAACCACGATTTAGGTCGGGTTCAATTCCTTTCTTTTATATTAAGTAAGAAAGCTCAGAGCTCGAGTTCAATTTCTCTAACGCTCTTTGTCCTTTCTATTGATATTTTGAACCAAACCACGATTTAGGTCGGGTTCAATTCCTTTCTTTTATATTGATGAGATAAAACCCAAACCACTCAAGTCCTATCCCTTTTTACCGAAAAACAGAGGCTGGGTTGCAACCTCTGGATTTCCTTATTTTATTACGGTTTATAACTTTCTAAAAAGTATAGAATCCTATTCATGTTTGTCCATTCCTTTTCAGATTTTGAACTAAAACGACGAATCCATACCAATCGGAGCATATACAAGATTACAATAGCACCCGATATATACAGGGTTAAATTAATAACATTAGGATCTTTTTCTGATAGTTCAAATGGAATTGTAATAGCAAGCGTTAAAGTTGTTGCAACAGTTGGTGTGAAAACGGAAGATAAAATATTATTTAATGATGAATCCATTTGTTCCGAGCGTAACCTAGCTACGTGAATTTTTTCCTTATATAATTCTAATTCATCTACACGATCACTTGTGAAATATTCCCTTATTTGACTCTTGGTACTTTCTAGATCTTGTTTTGCTTCTCTGCAAAGTTGATTATATAGGTCAACGTGGTTTCTATTTGTAAAATCTAATGTCATCTTACTTCTCAGTAAACTCTCCGTCTACGACGTCATCGCCTGCGTTTCCTGTTGCTTGTGTGCCTTCTGCTCCTGCTTGAGCTTGTTGAGCTGCTGCAGCTTGTTCGTAGAGTTTAACAGCAAGGCCTTGAGCTTTTTCGTTCAATGCTTCAAGTTTTGCTTTCATGTCGTCCAAGTTGTTGTCTTCTTGGGCTTTCTTAAGCTCATCAAGGGCAACTTGAGTAGCATCACGTTCTGCATCGAAGCCTTTACCTTCAGTTTCCTTGATGGTCTTTTCAGTCGCAAAGATTGCTTGGTCTACTTCGTTACGAAGGTCAACTTCTTCCTTACGTTTCTTATCTGCTTCAGCATTTGCTTCTGCATCTTTCATCATGCGGTCGATTTCTTCGTCTGTCAAACCTGAGTTGGATTGGATGACAATTGTTTGTTCTTTTTGAGTTCCAAGGTCTTTGGCTTTAACAGATACGATACCGTTCTTGTCGATGTCAAATGTTACTTCGATTTGTGGGATACCACGAGGTGCAGCTGGGATGTCAGTCAATTGGAAACGTCCAAGAGTCTTGTTGTCTG
This window contains:
- the dnaJ gene encoding molecular chaperone DnaJ; the encoded protein is MNNTEFYDRLGVSKNASADEIKKAYRKLSKKYHPDINKEPGAEEKYKEVQEAYETLSDDQKRAAYDQYGTAGANGGFGGTGGFGGFDGAGGFGGFEDIFSSFFGGGGSSRNPNAPRQGDDLQYRVNLTFEEAIFGTEKEVKYNREASCRTCNGSGAKPGTSPVTCGRCHGAGVINVDTQTPLGMMRRQVTCDVCHGRGKEIKDPCTTCHGTGHEKQAHSVHVKIPAGVETGQQIRLAGQGEAGFNGGPYGDLYVVVSVEASDKFEREGTNIFYKLNLNIVQATLGDTVEIPTVHGDVELVIPEGTQTGKKFRLRGKGAPSLRGGAVGDQYVTVNVVTPTGLNDRQKAALKEFAAAGDLKVNPKKKGFFDHIKDAFEGE